The window TCAATCACTTAACTCATCTGAACGATGTCATTGTTTCACGAATGCTAAGTGCTCCTGTGGCTTGAGAGGGAATCCAATGCAAGGAATTCAAGGGAAGCATCTCAAACCTTGGCCAGGCAGTGGAAGTGCTTGGTAAATGCAGAGTCCTCCTGGGTGCAAGGGTGCTACACATCACTGGGCGAGCGCGCTCTCTGGGCGAGACTGGACGGGATGCAGCCGCAGCAAATGAGACAGAGCGCTTTCTGGATCTCTTGGTTTCTGAAAGCATATATGACAGGGTTGATGATGGAATTGTAGGTGGCGGGCAGGAGGGTGGCGTAGGTATAGATGGAGGGGTAGGTGTAATCTGCTATCAAGGAATAGAGGGTGAAAGGCATCCAGCAAGCAGCAAACGTCCCCAGGATGATAGCCAGGGTGGAGACCCCTTTCCGGGTGGTCACATAGTGCGACGTGGCCAGGAAGTGGTGCTGCAGGGCTATCTGATGGGCGTGCCTCATCACAATCTTACAGATCTGGATGTAGAGCTGAAGCATGAGCGCAAACATGAAGAGGAAGGACACCGAGAGGATGGCCGCGTTGTTCTTGGTGAGCGGTCTGACCACGCTGCAGGTGGACTCGTCTCGGAGGCAGTTCCAGCCCATGACGGGCAGCAGCCCCAGGCAGATGGAGGTCCCCCAGAGCATGACGAGCATGACATAGGTAAACGTGACCGTCCTCTCCGAATGGTACGTCAGAGCGTAGTACAGTGAGAGGTA of the Pan paniscus chromosome 14, NHGRI_mPanPan1-v2.0_pri, whole genome shotgun sequence genome contains:
- the GPR12 gene encoding G-protein coupled receptor 12 isoform X2; its protein translation is MLVMLWGTSICLGLLPVMGWNCLRDESTCSVVRPLTKNNAAILSVSFLFMFALMLQLYIQICKIVMRHAHQIALQHHFLATSHYVTTRKGVSTLAIILGTFAACWMPFTLYSLIADYTYPSIYTYATLLPATYNSIINPVIYAFRNQEIQKALCLICCGCIPSSLAQRARSPSDV
- the GPR12 gene encoding G-protein coupled receptor 12 isoform X1, with product MNEDLKVNLSGLPRDYLDAAAAENISAAVSSRVPAVEPEPELVVNPWDIVLCTSGTLISCENAIVVLIIFHNPSLRAPMFLLIGSLALADLLAGIGLITNFVFAYLLQSEATKLVTIGLIVASFSASVCSLLAITVDRYLSLYYALTYHSERTVTFTYVMLVMLWGTSICLGLLPVMGWNCLRDESTCSVVRPLTKNNAAILSVSFLFMFALMLQLYIQICKIVMRHAHQIALQHHFLATSHYVTTRKGVSTLAIILGTFAACWMPFTLYSLIADYTYPSIYTYATLLPATYNSIINPVIYAFRNQEIQKALCLICCGCIPSSLAQRARSPSDV